One part of the Mangrovibacillus cuniculi genome encodes these proteins:
- the ymfI gene encoding elongation factor P 5-aminopentanone reductase: MALVTGVSGGIGKAIAERLLKDGFYVYGQFRSNEADLIKWKDQVNNGENIYFIKANLMEEEDIKKLTHNLPPLTAFVHCAGQSLYGFLEDYTVEEINNLWQVHVVAPALIMKNLSSNFRTKKNSSIIIVSSIWGDVGAALESIYASVKAAQITFVKSMAKEWASSGVRINSVLPGLIHTKMNETFSEEELEEIISDIPLGRMGVADDVAGVVSFLISSSSAYITGQQLKINGGWEG; the protein is encoded by the coding sequence GTGGCATTGGTAACTGGAGTTAGTGGTGGGATAGGAAAAGCTATTGCTGAGAGGCTTTTAAAAGATGGCTTTTACGTTTATGGACAATTTCGATCCAATGAAGCTGATTTAATCAAGTGGAAAGATCAAGTAAATAATGGAGAGAATATTTATTTTATTAAAGCGAATTTAATGGAGGAAGAAGATATAAAAAAACTTACTCACAACCTACCTCCATTAACTGCATTTGTTCATTGTGCAGGACAGTCGTTATATGGATTTCTAGAAGATTATACTGTAGAGGAGATAAATAATCTTTGGCAAGTTCATGTAGTTGCTCCAGCTTTAATCATGAAAAATTTATCAAGTAACTTTAGAACGAAGAAAAATAGCTCTATCATCATTGTAAGTTCTATTTGGGGAGATGTAGGAGCTGCGTTAGAAAGTATTTATGCATCTGTCAAAGCTGCACAAATTACATTTGTCAAAAGTATGGCGAAAGAATGGGCTTCTTCAGGTGTGCGTATAAATAGTGTCTTACCAGGATTAATACATACCAAAATGAATGAAACGTTTTCTGAAGAAGAATTAGAAGAGATTATTTCGGATATTCCATTAGGCAGGATGGGAGTAGCGGATGATGTTGCAGGAGTAGTAAGTTTTTTAATCTCCTCAAGCTCTGCTTATATAACAGGTCAGCAACTAAAGATAAATGGTGGCTGGGAAGGATGA
- a CDS encoding DUF3243 domain-containing protein yields the protein MSVLDNWGDWKNFLGDRLHHAQNEGMNDNTINDLAFEIGDYLAKQVDAKNDQEKVLADLWSVASKEEQHAIANMMVKLVQNDGTHR from the coding sequence ATGTCTGTATTAGATAACTGGGGCGATTGGAAGAACTTCTTAGGTGACCGTTTACATCATGCGCAAAATGAAGGTATGAACGACAACACTATTAACGATTTAGCATTTGAAATTGGTGATTACCTAGCGAAACAAGTTGATGCGAAAAACGATCAAGAAAAAGTACTAGCTGATCTTTGGTCTGTAGCTTCTAAAGAAGAGCAACATGCCATTGCAAATATGATGGTTAAACTAGTACAAAACGACGGTACACACCGTTAA
- a CDS encoding YmfK family protein, translating to MNPTEWYLEYEIQRNRPGLLGDISSLLGMLAINIITINGVDEGRRGMLLLAQSNESIDRLESILYTMDTINVTKLRKPKLRDRLAVRHGRYIQRDADDKKTFRFVRDELGLLVDFLAELFKQEGHKLVGIRGMPRVGKTESIVASSVCANKRWLFVSSTLLKQTVRNQLIESEYSEQNIFILDGIVSTRRASEKHWQLVREVMRMPAVKVIEHPDIFVQNTEYTLDEFDYIIELRNDADEEITYEDMPKNQLFSATDFGGFDF from the coding sequence ATGAATCCTACTGAATGGTATTTAGAATATGAAATTCAACGAAACCGACCTGGTTTATTAGGAGACATTTCTTCTCTTCTAGGGATGCTTGCCATTAACATCATTACAATTAATGGTGTGGATGAAGGGCGACGAGGTATGTTACTATTGGCTCAGTCTAACGAATCTATTGATAGGCTGGAATCTATTTTATATACAATGGACACGATAAACGTAACAAAGCTGCGAAAGCCTAAGCTAAGAGATCGTCTTGCTGTTAGACACGGACGATATATCCAGCGAGATGCAGATGATAAAAAGACATTTCGTTTCGTTCGAGATGAACTAGGTTTACTGGTGGACTTTTTAGCAGAACTTTTTAAACAAGAAGGACACAAGCTAGTTGGAATTAGAGGTATGCCAAGAGTAGGGAAAACAGAATCGATTGTCGCATCAAGTGTATGTGCGAATAAAAGGTGGTTATTTGTGTCTTCCACTCTTTTAAAACAAACAGTGCGTAATCAACTAATTGAGTCAGAGTACTCTGAACAAAATATTTTTATTTTAGACGGAATTGTTTCTACAAGAAGAGCTAGTGAAAAACACTGGCAACTAGTTCGTGAAGTAATGCGTATGCCAGCAGTTAAAGTGATTGAGCATCCGGATATATTTGTCCAAAATACAGAATATACACTAGATGAATTCGACTATATTATAGAACTTAGAAATGATGCAGATGAAGAAATTACATACGAAGATATGCCTAAAAATCAACTATTTTCAGCAACTGATTTTGGAGGCTTCGATTTTTAA
- a CDS encoding helix-turn-helix domain-containing protein: MTELGNRLKEARESKGFSLDDLQSMTKIQKRYLIGIEEGNYEMMPGKFYVRAFIKQYAEAVGLSSEEIFEEFKQDIPTAHEDDLPEKISRVQTRKTQVNSSSSKVMDFLPRTLAIVAIVAVVFIVWLIFSSLNENSQPLTDESEQTESTNFGDNEEIAATPDEEEVEEDTTEEEPVEEEVEETVTQAVEAINVSGGTATLQVTGATERNITLTTTGETWLTVEENSERLYYGALAAQGEQPGEFTAELKSDSVYLNIGRTLDAELYINGEKVDFPSNPSDQVQQKITIEFVPEEQ, from the coding sequence GTGACAGAATTAGGAAATCGCTTAAAAGAAGCGAGAGAATCAAAAGGTTTTTCTTTGGATGATTTGCAAAGTATGACGAAAATCCAAAAAAGGTATTTAATCGGCATTGAAGAAGGTAATTATGAAATGATGCCAGGTAAGTTTTACGTTCGGGCATTCATTAAGCAATATGCTGAAGCAGTTGGTCTTTCTTCAGAAGAAATATTTGAAGAATTTAAACAAGATATCCCAACAGCACATGAAGACGATTTGCCAGAAAAGATATCACGTGTACAAACACGAAAGACGCAAGTGAATAGTTCTTCTTCAAAAGTAATGGATTTCTTACCAAGAACGCTTGCTATTGTGGCTATTGTCGCAGTTGTTTTTATTGTTTGGTTAATTTTCTCTTCATTAAATGAAAATTCACAACCTTTAACGGATGAATCGGAACAAACGGAATCTACAAATTTTGGTGATAATGAAGAAATTGCTGCAACTCCAGATGAAGAAGAGGTAGAAGAGGATACAACAGAGGAAGAACCAGTGGAAGAAGAGGTAGAGGAAACTGTTACTCAGGCAGTAGAGGCTATAAATGTTTCTGGTGGTACTGCAACGTTACAGGTAACTGGTGCTACTGAGAGAAACATTACACTAACAACAACTGGTGAAACGTGGTTGACAGTGGAAGAAAACTCCGAAAGACTTTATTATGGAGCGTTAGCTGCACAAGGAGAGCAACCGGGAGAGTTTACTGCAGAATTAAAAAGTGATTCTGTTTACCTAAATATTGGTCGTACTCTTGATGCAGAGCTTTATATTAATGGTGAGAAAGTAGATTTCCCTTCAAATCCTTCTGATCAAGTGCAACAAAAAATTACTATAGAATTTGTACCAGAGGAACAATAA
- the pgsA gene encoding CDP-diacylglycerol--glycerol-3-phosphate 3-phosphatidyltransferase, translating into MNLPNKITVSRILLIPVFLLIMLVPSPWQETTISLLGAQMPVSHLIGGLLFIIASTTDWVDGYYARKLNLVTNLGKFLDPLADKLLVSAALIVLVELGLAPSWIVIVIISREFAVTGLRLILAGSGEVVAANMLGKIKTWTQIIAISALLLHNVIFAYVGIPFDVISLWVALIFTVWSGWDYFVKNKAVFSQTDM; encoded by the coding sequence ATGAATTTACCAAATAAAATAACTGTTTCTAGAATTTTATTAATTCCGGTATTCTTATTAATTATGTTAGTGCCGTCTCCTTGGCAAGAAACAACCATTTCACTTTTAGGTGCACAAATGCCGGTAAGTCACTTGATCGGAGGCTTGCTATTTATTATAGCTTCTACAACAGATTGGGTGGATGGCTATTATGCTAGAAAGCTTAATTTAGTGACAAATTTAGGGAAGTTTCTAGATCCACTTGCAGACAAGCTACTTGTATCTGCAGCATTAATCGTATTAGTAGAATTAGGCTTAGCACCATCTTGGATTGTTATAGTGATTATTTCAAGAGAATTCGCTGTTACAGGCCTACGACTTATTTTAGCCGGATCTGGTGAAGTTGTTGCGGCTAATATGTTAGGGAAAATCAAAACATGGACGCAAATTATAGCAATATCTGCTTTGTTACTTCATAACGTCATTTTTGCCTATGTGGGTATTCCATTTGATGTAATTTCTTTATGGGTGGCGTTAATTTTCACTGTTTGGTCTGGATGGGACTATTTTGTGAAGAACAAGGCGGTATTTTCTCAAACAGATATGTAA
- a CDS encoding competence/damage-inducible protein A, giving the protein MKAEIIAIGTELLLGQITNSNATYISSQSASAGIFVYHHTAVGDNKDRLEKVIQIAEDRSDLLIFTGGLGPTKDDLTKETIAKHLGTPLVLDKMALENIKDWFTKMNREMTPNNEKQALILEGSYVLKNDYGMAPGMVYEKAGKTYVLLPGPPNEMKPMVDNYLIPYLLSKRSDGSVLTSRVLKFYGIGEADLEHQLQDIIDEQSNPTVAPLAGDGEVTLRLTAFGENSSVNKKLLDEMESTIAKRVGAFIYGYDQETLWSSLLNKLRHKNLTLAVAESFTAGLFQSTFAAEAGASSVLKGGVVCYDKSVKTKLLKLDEETLESNGVYSEWCARELALSVRRLLNTSIGISFTGVAGPGAHANVDPGTIFMGIAWGEEEVETVKLSLVGSREAIRNRAVKWMADHLRKKVEQLK; this is encoded by the coding sequence ATGAAGGCCGAGATTATTGCAATCGGTACAGAACTTTTGTTAGGGCAAATTACAAACTCCAACGCTACGTATATTTCCTCGCAGAGTGCTTCTGCGGGGATTTTTGTCTATCATCATACAGCGGTTGGAGATAATAAAGATCGTTTGGAAAAGGTCATACAAATAGCTGAGGATCGTTCTGATCTACTAATTTTCACTGGTGGTTTAGGGCCAACCAAAGATGATCTTACGAAAGAAACGATTGCAAAACATTTGGGTACTCCACTTGTTTTAGATAAAATGGCGCTAGAGAATATCAAAGATTGGTTTACCAAAATGAATAGAGAAATGACACCTAATAATGAAAAGCAGGCGTTAATCTTAGAAGGTTCCTATGTCTTAAAGAATGATTATGGTATGGCTCCCGGTATGGTGTATGAGAAAGCTGGGAAAACATATGTACTCTTACCTGGTCCGCCTAATGAGATGAAACCTATGGTTGATAATTACTTAATTCCTTATCTTTTATCAAAAAGATCAGATGGTAGTGTGCTTACATCTCGAGTATTAAAGTTTTATGGCATTGGAGAGGCTGATTTAGAGCATCAACTTCAAGATATTATTGATGAACAATCAAATCCTACTGTTGCTCCACTAGCTGGAGATGGGGAAGTAACACTGCGTCTAACCGCATTTGGTGAAAATAGCAGCGTTAATAAGAAATTATTAGATGAAATGGAAAGTACCATCGCTAAAAGAGTCGGTGCATTTATCTATGGATATGATCAAGAAACGTTATGGTCTTCATTACTTAACAAGTTACGACACAAAAACTTGACCCTTGCAGTTGCTGAAAGTTTCACAGCTGGGTTATTTCAATCTACTTTTGCAGCAGAGGCTGGTGCAAGTAGTGTTTTAAAAGGAGGGGTAGTTTGTTACGACAAGTCAGTAAAGACCAAACTCTTAAAACTAGATGAAGAAACACTTGAGTCAAATGGCGTATATAGCGAATGGTGTGCAAGGGAGTTAGCGTTATCTGTCAGACGATTGCTCAATACTTCTATTGGTATAAGTTTTACTGGAGTTGCTGGTCCAGGAGCACATGCAAATGTTGATCCAGGGACGATTTTTATGGGAATTGCTTGGGGTGAAGAAGAAGTAGAGACAGTTAAACTATCTTTAGTAGGTAGCCGTGAAGCAATACGGAATCGAGCAGTAAAGTGGATGGCAGACCATTTAAGAAAAAAGGTAGAACAACTTAAATAA
- the recA gene encoding recombinase RecA gives MSDRQAALEMALKQIEKQFGKGSVMKLGEQTERRISTSPSGSLALDVALGVGGYPRGRVVEIYGPESSGKTTVALHAIAEVQAKGGQAAFIDAEHALDPVYAQKLGVNIDELLLSQPDTGEQALEIAEALVRSGAIDIIVVDSVAALVPKAEIEGEMGDSHVGLQARLMSQALRKLSGAINKSNTIAIFINQIREKVGVMFGNPETTPGGRALKFYSSVRLEVRRAETLKQGNDMVGNRTKVKVVKNKVAPPFRVAEVDIMYGEGISREGEIIDIGSELDIVQKSGSWYSYNEERLGQGRENAKQYLKEHKELRDSIMYKIREHYQLDKPKEDPGDQEEMLNSLLDEE, from the coding sequence GTGAGCGATCGTCAAGCCGCATTAGAAATGGCATTAAAGCAGATTGAGAAGCAATTCGGAAAAGGATCTGTCATGAAATTAGGGGAACAAACAGAACGAAGAATCTCAACGAGTCCTAGTGGCTCTCTAGCATTAGACGTTGCACTTGGCGTAGGTGGATATCCAAGAGGACGTGTGGTAGAAATATATGGCCCAGAAAGCTCTGGTAAAACAACAGTTGCACTACACGCTATTGCTGAAGTTCAAGCGAAAGGTGGACAAGCAGCATTTATTGATGCGGAACATGCTTTAGACCCTGTGTATGCACAAAAATTAGGTGTAAATATCGATGAGCTATTATTATCGCAACCTGATACTGGTGAACAAGCATTAGAAATTGCTGAAGCATTAGTTCGCTCTGGTGCTATTGATATTATCGTAGTTGACTCAGTTGCTGCGTTAGTTCCTAAAGCGGAAATTGAAGGTGAGATGGGTGATTCTCATGTAGGGTTACAAGCTCGTCTGATGTCTCAAGCGTTAAGAAAGCTTTCCGGTGCTATTAATAAATCAAATACTATTGCTATCTTCATTAACCAAATTCGTGAAAAAGTAGGCGTAATGTTCGGGAATCCAGAGACTACTCCTGGAGGAAGAGCTTTAAAATTCTATTCATCCGTTCGCTTAGAAGTACGCCGTGCAGAAACGCTTAAACAAGGTAACGATATGGTAGGTAATAGAACAAAAGTAAAAGTAGTAAAAAATAAAGTCGCACCACCATTCCGTGTTGCAGAAGTAGACATCATGTACGGAGAAGGGATTTCTCGTGAAGGAGAAATTATCGATATCGGTTCCGAGTTGGATATTGTTCAAAAAAGTGGTTCTTGGTATTCCTATAATGAGGAGCGTCTAGGGCAAGGTAGAGAGAACGCTAAGCAATATCTAAAAGAACATAAAGAACTTCGTGACTCCATCATGTATAAGATTCGTGAACATTATCAATTAGATAAACCGAAAGAAGATCCTGGTGATCAAGAAGAAATGCTAAACAGTTTATTAGATGAAGAATAA
- the rny gene encoding ribonuclease Y: protein MDDITYIIIFILLGLIVGVVVGYFIFKTQSDAKVTGAKHVANQLVEDAKREADALKKEALLEAKDENFRLRTETEQELKERRNELQKQENRLLQKEENLDRKDESVNKKELMLERREDALAERQQHIEEMESKVDEMVRMQKTELERISNLTREEARGIILERVENELATDIAYMVKDSENRAKEEADKKAKDILSLALQRCAADHVAETTVSVVNLPNDEMKGRIIGREGRNIRTLETLTGIDLIIDDTPEAVILSGFDPIRRETARLALEKLVQDGRIHPARIEEMVDKARREVDEHIREIGEQTTFEVGVHGLHPDLIKILGRLKFRTSYGQNVLKHSMEVAHLSGLLAAELGEDETLARRAGLLHDIGKAVDHEVEGSHVEIGVELATKYKEHPVVINSIASHHGDTEPTSIIAVLVAAADALSAARPGARSETLENYIRRLEKLEEISESYDGVEKSFAIQAGREVRIMVKPDQIDDLQAHRLARDIRKKIESELDYPGHIKVTVIRETRAVEYAK from the coding sequence ATGGACGACATTACCTACATCATCATCTTCATTTTGCTTGGCCTTATCGTCGGTGTAGTTGTTGGCTATTTCATTTTTAAAACTCAATCAGATGCTAAAGTTACTGGCGCAAAGCATGTTGCTAATCAACTTGTAGAAGATGCAAAAAGAGAAGCGGATGCATTGAAAAAAGAAGCGCTGTTAGAAGCGAAAGATGAAAACTTTCGCCTTCGTACTGAGACGGAACAAGAGCTAAAGGAGCGACGAAATGAGCTTCAGAAGCAAGAGAACCGCTTATTACAGAAGGAAGAAAACCTTGATCGTAAAGATGAGTCAGTAAATAAAAAAGAACTCATGTTAGAACGACGCGAGGATGCATTAGCCGAAAGACAACAACATATTGAAGAGATGGAAAGCAAAGTGGACGAGATGGTACGTATGCAAAAGACCGAACTCGAACGCATCTCGAACTTGACGCGCGAGGAAGCACGAGGAATTATCTTGGAGCGAGTAGAAAATGAACTTGCTACCGATATCGCCTATATGGTGAAGGATTCTGAAAATCGCGCTAAAGAAGAAGCGGATAAGAAAGCAAAAGACATCTTATCACTTGCGCTTCAGCGTTGTGCAGCAGACCATGTAGCAGAGACCACTGTTTCCGTTGTTAACTTACCTAATGATGAGATGAAAGGTCGAATTATTGGACGAGAAGGACGTAATATTCGAACATTGGAAACACTTACAGGAATCGATTTAATTATTGATGATACACCTGAGGCAGTCATTCTATCTGGTTTCGATCCTATTCGTAGAGAAACTGCTCGTTTAGCATTAGAGAAACTGGTACAAGACGGTCGTATCCATCCTGCTCGCATTGAAGAAATGGTGGATAAAGCGAGACGTGAAGTGGACGAGCATATCCGTGAAATAGGTGAACAAACAACTTTTGAAGTTGGTGTTCACGGTCTCCATCCTGATTTAATTAAAATTTTAGGTCGATTAAAATTCCGTACAAGTTACGGTCAAAATGTATTAAAGCATTCCATGGAAGTAGCTCACCTTTCTGGCTTACTAGCTGCTGAATTGGGTGAAGACGAAACATTGGCACGTCGTGCAGGTCTACTTCACGATATCGGTAAAGCGGTCGATCATGAAGTAGAAGGTAGCCATGTAGAAATTGGAGTAGAGTTGGCAACCAAGTATAAAGAACACCCAGTTGTTATCAACTCGATTGCTTCTCACCATGGTGATACAGAACCAACATCTATCATTGCTGTTCTTGTAGCAGCTGCCGATGCATTGTCCGCAGCAAGACCAGGAGCTAGAAGTGAGACATTAGAAAACTACATTCGTCGTTTAGAGAAACTGGAAGAAATTTCGGAATCGTATGATGGAGTGGAAAAATCCTTTGCTATCCAAGCTGGACGTGAAGTTCGTATTATGGTTAAACCTGATCAAATCGATGATCTACAAGCTCACCGATTGGCAAGAGATATTCGTAAGAAGATTGAAAGTGAACTTGATTATCCTGGCCATATAAAGGTAACAGTCATTCGAGAAACTCGTGCAGTAGAGTATGCGAAGTAA
- a CDS encoding TIGR00282 family metallophosphoesterase, which translates to MKLLFVGDVVGSPGRDMVSEYVPMLKKKYQPAMTIINGENAASGRGITEKIYKQFLHAGADMVTLGNHSWDNREIFQFIDDAKALVRPANYPEGTPGVGIQFHTVMQKTIAVINLQGTTFLPPLDDPFRKADELIEMAKKKTSIIFVDFHAEATSEKLAMGWYLDGRVTAVVGTHTHVQTADQRVLPNGTAYLTDVGMTGPYNEILGMSKEAVIKRFLTQLPVRFEVPKDGPTQLSACLITIDPKSGKATKIERILINQDNPFTPET; encoded by the coding sequence ATGAAGTTATTATTTGTAGGAGACGTAGTCGGTTCTCCAGGTAGAGATATGGTTAGTGAATATGTACCAATGCTTAAGAAAAAATATCAGCCAGCGATGACAATTATTAATGGTGAAAATGCGGCATCTGGAAGAGGGATTACAGAAAAGATTTATAAGCAATTCCTACACGCAGGTGCTGATATGGTGACATTAGGAAATCATTCTTGGGATAACCGGGAGATTTTTCAGTTCATTGATGATGCGAAAGCACTTGTTCGTCCGGCAAATTATCCAGAAGGTACCCCAGGGGTAGGAATACAATTCCATACGGTAATGCAGAAAACCATTGCTGTAATTAATCTTCAAGGTACTACTTTTTTACCTCCATTAGACGATCCATTTAGAAAAGCAGATGAGTTAATTGAAATGGCTAAGAAAAAAACATCCATCATTTTCGTTGATTTTCATGCGGAAGCAACAAGTGAAAAATTAGCAATGGGCTGGTACCTAGACGGAAGAGTTACTGCAGTCGTTGGTACACACACACATGTGCAAACAGCTGATCAACGTGTATTACCAAACGGAACGGCTTATTTAACGGACGTAGGAATGACTGGTCCATATAATGAAATATTAGGAATGTCCAAGGAAGCTGTTATTAAAAGATTTTTAACACAGTTACCAGTTCGTTTTGAAGTACCAAAAGATGGCCCTACTCAGTTAAGCGCTTGTTTAATCACAATTGATCCTAAATCAGGAAAAGCTACAAAAATTGAGAGAATCTTAATTAATCAAGATAATCCTTTTACTCCTGAAACGTAA
- a CDS encoding stage V sporulation protein S — protein sequence MDILKVSAKSNPNSVAGALAGVLRERKEAEIQAIGAGALNQAVKAVAIARGFVAPTGVDLVCIPAFTDIQIEGEERTAIKLIVQPRS from the coding sequence ATGGATATATTAAAAGTTTCAGCTAAATCAAACCCAAATTCAGTAGCAGGAGCATTGGCTGGTGTTTTACGTGAACGTAAAGAAGCCGAAATTCAGGCTATCGGAGCTGGGGCATTAAATCAAGCGGTAAAAGCAGTTGCTATTGCAAGAGGGTTTGTAGCTCCTACAGGAGTAGACTTAGTGTGTATCCCAGCATTTACGGACATCCAAATAGAGGGAGAAGAGCGGACAGCCATTAAATTAATTGTCCAACCTCGATCGTAA